From Micromonospora echinospora, one genomic window encodes:
- a CDS encoding phage portal protein, with product MPITDGAVVGLAEELIAEHRAATGNPHDGPGKVARYLRGEHDLPYMPRGARAEYVSLAKKSITNWLPLISETYVKGLFVDGYRAKKSTENAKPWDYWQENRLDARQTIAHRGALEYGAAYVRVLPGGPKAPSIRPLPALKTWALYEDDDDEWPTLAVYVKGKSADGAQLYEVYDDRHVYHLALPKGERLKVYQVDAHGLGVTPLARFRDRLDGDNRGIVSPLLVLQDRINEAVFALLIALQYASFRQRWATGLAIPTVDDPESPLYGQPVEPFHAAVDRLWVTDSPDAKFGDFAQTDVGGHLETYGSGVRTLAAIAQLSPHVLLGDLVNLSADALAAAEASTQRKIGEYETLFGESWEQTLRLAAHAAGDSAAAKDTSSQVRWRDTEARSMAAAVDALGKMVTMLAVPAEAAWERIPGVTDTDVQRWREMAKSPDGLAQLAAIFDRQSATPAKPADQPAKEAPVKE from the coding sequence GTGCCTATCACTGACGGCGCGGTCGTTGGCCTCGCCGAGGAATTGATCGCCGAGCACCGGGCCGCCACCGGGAACCCGCACGACGGGCCCGGGAAGGTGGCCCGGTATCTGCGCGGCGAGCACGATCTTCCGTACATGCCGCGCGGGGCCCGCGCCGAATATGTCTCCCTCGCGAAGAAGTCCATCACTAACTGGCTCCCGCTGATCAGCGAGACCTACGTGAAGGGTCTCTTCGTAGACGGCTACCGCGCGAAGAAGAGCACCGAGAACGCGAAGCCCTGGGACTACTGGCAGGAAAACCGCCTCGACGCCCGGCAGACCATCGCCCATCGGGGCGCGCTGGAATACGGCGCGGCGTACGTCCGCGTCCTGCCCGGTGGCCCGAAGGCCCCGAGCATCCGCCCCCTACCGGCGCTGAAGACCTGGGCGCTGTACGAGGACGACGACGACGAGTGGCCGACCCTCGCCGTGTACGTCAAGGGGAAGAGCGCGGACGGGGCGCAGCTCTACGAGGTGTACGACGACCGCCACGTCTACCACCTGGCGTTGCCGAAGGGCGAGCGCCTGAAGGTCTACCAGGTCGACGCTCACGGCCTGGGCGTGACGCCGCTGGCGCGCTTCCGGGACCGCCTGGACGGCGACAACCGAGGCATTGTGTCCCCGTTGCTGGTCCTTCAGGACCGGATCAACGAGGCCGTCTTCGCCCTGCTGATCGCCCTTCAGTACGCGTCGTTCCGCCAGCGCTGGGCAACCGGCCTCGCGATCCCCACTGTGGACGACCCCGAGAGTCCGCTCTACGGCCAGCCGGTCGAGCCGTTTCACGCCGCCGTCGACCGCCTTTGGGTCACGGACTCGCCGGACGCGAAGTTTGGCGACTTCGCTCAGACCGACGTCGGTGGGCACCTGGAAACCTACGGGTCCGGCGTGCGGACGCTGGCCGCTATCGCGCAGTTGTCGCCTCACGTCCTCCTCGGCGACCTGGTCAACCTGAGCGCCGACGCGCTGGCCGCCGCCGAGGCGAGCACGCAGCGCAAGATCGGCGAGTACGAAACGCTCTTCGGGGAGTCCTGGGAGCAGACGCTTCGGCTGGCTGCCCACGCTGCGGGCGACAGCGCCGCCGCGAAGGACACGTCCTCGCAGGTCCGCTGGCGCGACACCGAGGCCCGCAGCATGGCCGCCGCAGTCGACGCCCTCGGGAAGATGGTCACGATGTTGGCCGTCCCCGCCGAGGCCGCATGGGAGCGCATCCCGGGCGTGACCGACACGGACGTCCAGCGCTGGCGCGAGATGGCGAAGAGCCCCGACGGCCTGGCGCAGCTCGCCGCCATCTTCGACCGCCAGTCGGCGACCCCCGCGAAGCCGGCCGACCAGCCGGCGAAGGAGGCCCCCGTGAAGGAGTGA
- a CDS encoding ADP-ribosyltransferase — protein sequence MAALTTHNLAESYRVTQAKVATEAAAGVALAVKTLLNPANLTKSFPAYAAAAGKIIADARVKAAEQGGAFYLAHRKASGVTGAMPEIAWAPQLPAGQLATSLLVTGPVAVKKAFTMGASVPQALAAAEVKAAGAAYRHTANGGRGTIKGTAYRDAKAIGWARVSDGRPCDFCAMLASRGAVYESATTAGLTDDGDRYHDNCGCFVVPVYTRSDPIPGLGPQLEKLWKDATKRAKASQGTDEPKTASQMFRALYRERYPEGSNPSQMIADAHLDAFRLEAEKNRTVFEAKAAREAEKAAKAAAEAAAEAERIAQAAAEGMSRPKPKRENLKHVGTAGGSHGATIWEDTSTGERWIFKPQADVMNAIDVATAKLAKRVGRPAADTYAFELDGRLGSLQRMLPGGDAFPGPDSQRIDPTALSDADALALQKEHVIDWLFANHDAHKANFVRDADGQLAGIDKGQALKFFGRDRLDWTFHANEHEPIYTTIYRAFAEGKDVALQDPAQGELSVFIRSVMDMPDDDLRDLFRPYAEAAARRGWLLTGNHWKPDALEPLAAGLKPNDVSVFLDALVARKNRLAGDFAQLYARAKAERTKVEAEAKAAAAKAALVKKWKGKPAPAPPDKPKPPQVDRARYFDGWLAKVKARYEAFAPGKKLEDSLNWHHVQAVIDGENLPALEALKDGHYVDWDLYQEAADLWGDVAEAQQKADQDGDYLKALRSYKNRLTRYKRYLAEWREVNGSGGLAGMDADAVKHSSFDEGDAWATRSLTVPRGEHAEAITTYSGSSYEDWNGALRTHADPHTPPPGTWAKLTTDADGAFAPTPEAVVVHRGTTWMEFAFPDGTRTGSLPPPDPRELIGTVQVQHGYGSVSVGHRSAFSFQPVQLVIRVPAGHGATWVRPISRFPHEYEVLLQRSTRSYVHDIYQDPSGTWVVELEVLPMDADPASYAGLTPMPRAVKPPLNPYA from the coding sequence GTGGCCGCCCTGACGACGCACAACCTTGCCGAGAGCTACCGCGTAACACAGGCGAAGGTGGCGACCGAGGCTGCGGCCGGGGTTGCCCTGGCGGTGAAGACCCTGCTCAACCCTGCGAACCTGACGAAGTCCTTCCCCGCGTACGCCGCAGCGGCCGGGAAGATCATCGCCGACGCCCGCGTGAAGGCCGCCGAGCAGGGCGGCGCGTTCTACCTGGCGCATCGGAAGGCGTCCGGCGTGACCGGCGCTATGCCCGAAATCGCGTGGGCTCCGCAGCTTCCCGCCGGCCAGCTCGCGACATCTCTTCTCGTGACCGGCCCGGTCGCCGTGAAGAAGGCTTTCACGATGGGTGCCAGCGTCCCGCAAGCCCTGGCCGCCGCCGAGGTGAAGGCCGCCGGGGCTGCGTACCGGCACACAGCGAACGGTGGCCGGGGCACGATCAAGGGCACCGCCTACCGCGACGCGAAGGCGATCGGGTGGGCCCGCGTGAGCGATGGCCGCCCCTGCGATTTCTGCGCGATGCTGGCGAGTCGTGGCGCGGTCTACGAGAGCGCGACGACCGCCGGCTTGACCGACGACGGCGACCGTTACCACGACAACTGCGGTTGCTTCGTCGTCCCCGTTTACACGCGTAGCGACCCGATCCCGGGCCTCGGCCCGCAGCTCGAAAAGCTCTGGAAAGACGCCACGAAGCGGGCGAAGGCTTCGCAGGGCACCGACGAACCGAAGACCGCGTCGCAGATGTTCCGGGCCCTCTACCGCGAGCGGTATCCGGAGGGCTCGAACCCCTCGCAGATGATCGCGGACGCCCACCTCGACGCCTTCCGGCTGGAAGCGGAGAAGAACCGGACCGTCTTCGAGGCGAAGGCCGCCCGGGAAGCCGAGAAGGCCGCGAAGGCTGCCGCAGAGGCCGCCGCCGAAGCCGAGCGCATCGCCCAGGCCGCCGCCGAGGGCATGTCCCGCCCGAAGCCGAAGCGCGAGAACCTGAAGCACGTCGGTACGGCCGGGGGCTCGCACGGCGCGACGATCTGGGAAGACACGTCGACCGGCGAGCGATGGATATTCAAGCCGCAGGCCGACGTCATGAACGCCATCGACGTCGCTACCGCGAAGCTGGCGAAGCGGGTCGGCCGCCCCGCCGCTGACACGTACGCCTTCGAGCTGGACGGCCGGCTCGGCTCGCTTCAACGGATGCTTCCCGGGGGCGACGCGTTCCCGGGCCCCGACTCCCAGCGGATCGACCCGACGGCGCTGTCAGACGCCGACGCCCTGGCACTTCAGAAAGAGCACGTCATCGACTGGCTCTTCGCCAACCACGACGCCCACAAGGCGAACTTCGTCCGGGACGCGGACGGCCAGCTCGCCGGCATCGACAAGGGCCAGGCGTTGAAGTTCTTCGGCCGCGACCGGCTCGACTGGACCTTCCACGCGAACGAACACGAGCCGATCTACACCACGATCTATCGCGCGTTCGCCGAAGGGAAGGACGTCGCGCTTCAGGACCCGGCGCAAGGCGAGCTGTCCGTCTTCATCCGGTCCGTTATGGACATGCCAGACGACGACCTGCGCGACCTGTTCCGCCCCTACGCCGAGGCCGCCGCCCGGCGCGGGTGGCTGCTGACCGGCAACCACTGGAAGCCCGACGCGCTCGAACCGCTGGCCGCCGGCCTGAAGCCCAACGACGTGAGCGTCTTCCTGGACGCGCTGGTCGCCCGGAAGAACCGCCTCGCCGGCGATTTCGCCCAGCTCTACGCCCGCGCGAAGGCCGAGCGGACGAAGGTCGAGGCCGAGGCGAAGGCCGCCGCCGCGAAGGCCGCCCTCGTGAAGAAGTGGAAGGGCAAGCCTGCCCCCGCGCCCCCCGACAAGCCGAAGCCGCCGCAGGTCGACCGGGCCCGCTATTTCGATGGCTGGCTGGCGAAGGTCAAGGCCCGCTACGAGGCGTTCGCCCCCGGCAAGAAGCTCGAAGACTCGCTGAACTGGCATCACGTCCAGGCGGTCATCGACGGCGAGAACCTTCCCGCGCTGGAAGCGCTGAAGGACGGTCACTACGTCGATTGGGACCTTTATCAGGAGGCCGCCGACCTCTGGGGTGACGTCGCCGAGGCACAGCAGAAGGCCGACCAGGACGGCGACTACCTGAAGGCCCTCCGGTCGTACAAAAACCGGCTGACTCGCTACAAGCGGTACCTCGCCGAGTGGCGCGAGGTGAACGGCTCGGGCGGGCTGGCCGGCATGGACGCCGACGCGGTCAAGCACAGCTCGTTTGACGAGGGCGACGCGTGGGCGACCCGGTCCCTTACGGTGCCCCGAGGGGAGCACGCGGAAGCGATCACGACTTACTCCGGAAGCTCTTATGAGGACTGGAATGGGGCGCTCCGCACACACGCGGACCCGCACACCCCGCCGCCAGGCACATGGGCGAAGTTAACGACTGACGCCGACGGGGCTTTCGCGCCGACCCCGGAAGCGGTGGTCGTCCACCGGGGTACGACCTGGATGGAGTTCGCGTTTCCCGATGGGACGCGGACGGGGAGCCTCCCGCCCCCGGACCCCCGCGAGCTTATCGGCACGGTGCAGGTGCAGCACGGCTATGGGTCGGTGTCCGTAGGTCACCGTTCAGCGTTCAGCTTTCAGCCGGTGCAGCTCGTGATCCGGGTACCTGCCGGGCACGGGGCTACGTGGGTTCGACCGATCTCCCGATTTCCTCACGAGTACGAAGTCCTGTTGCAGCGGTCGACGCGGTCCTACGTTCACGACATCTATCAGGACCCATCGGGCACATGGGTGGTCGAGCTGGAAGTCCTGCCGATGGACGCCGACCCGGCTTCCTACGCCGGACTAACCCCGATGCCTCGGGCGGTGAAGCCGCCGCTCAACCCGTATGCGTGA
- a CDS encoding P22 phage major capsid protein family protein: MPHDFVIPEQVLSTAIALVRDDLKMAATVNRDYEDSFGGGRGTVVNVRTPNTLKARRRKMTQDGTAITVDTITESTIPVEMTEHVYSAVDVSDLQMRMDITDFTRQVTVPQVRGIVEDLENLVTETMQALPETLTLAYDPAKPHLTFTRARKMLRDLGLPAEGLWAAVGTEVYAELLDANAITDASQSGSTEALRNANVGRVRGFMTVENNRLADDEIIFYGRDAFTLAIRAPFPPDGAAFKASQSENGFAMTWVKDYDSTVLKDRSVFQTYAGCQSMRVKRLASDGTTSLVVPALRVLTSTDPA; encoded by the coding sequence ATGCCGCACGATTTCGTCATTCCCGAGCAGGTTCTCTCGACCGCAATCGCGTTGGTCAGGGACGACCTGAAGATGGCCGCGACCGTCAACCGCGACTACGAGGACAGCTTCGGTGGTGGCCGGGGCACTGTGGTCAACGTCCGGACGCCGAACACCCTGAAGGCCCGGCGTCGGAAGATGACGCAGGACGGCACTGCGATCACCGTCGACACCATCACCGAGTCGACCATCCCGGTCGAGATGACCGAGCACGTCTACAGCGCCGTCGACGTGTCGGACCTTCAGATGCGGATGGACATCACCGACTTCACCCGTCAGGTGACGGTCCCGCAGGTCCGGGGCATTGTTGAGGACCTGGAAAACCTGGTCACGGAGACCATGCAGGCGCTTCCGGAGACGCTGACGCTCGCCTACGACCCGGCGAAGCCGCACCTGACCTTCACGCGGGCCCGGAAGATGCTGCGGGACCTGGGTCTGCCGGCCGAGGGCCTCTGGGCGGCAGTAGGCACCGAGGTCTACGCCGAGCTTCTCGACGCGAACGCGATCACCGACGCCTCGCAGTCGGGCAGCACCGAGGCGCTTCGCAACGCGAACGTCGGCCGCGTGCGCGGTTTCATGACCGTCGAAAACAACAGGTTGGCCGACGACGAGATCATTTTCTACGGCCGGGACGCGTTCACCCTGGCGATCCGGGCCCCGTTCCCGCCGGACGGCGCGGCGTTCAAGGCTTCGCAGTCCGAGAACGGCTTCGCGATGACCTGGGTCAAGGACTACGACTCGACCGTCCTGAAGGACCGGAGCGTCTTCCAGACCTACGCGGGCTGCCAGTCGATGCGAGTGAAGCGCCTCGCCTCGGACGGGACGACCTCCCTGGTCGTGCCGGCGCTGCGGGTGCTGACCTCGACCGACCCGGCCTGA
- a CDS encoding phage distal tail protein, with protein MPIVIRPARITPPSTPDVPPISRTPWPELDMRRPAATYIAPDGSVWPLSSPELGWATTDEVTGLGPAPVELVTDPHPRGGDRIRHVYPTARVITWPLLVWGASHLEFLARWRALARAFALTRRLGPGRLRVSRPDGTQREILVHFAGGFEGAPGRGYTDDVAAISLFCEDPYWRAVDPLTLRYVFGTTRPYLNPFPSLSSGRVFGATTATNPGEVETWPEWTVTGPAAGLVAENETTGEAFELTYPLAAGQSIRITTEVSAVVGPAGQPLAGALAWPGSVLWGLDPGLNDINFVVPDAAAGASIELAYWPRFETA; from the coding sequence ATGCCTATCGTTATTCGCCCGGCGCGAATCACGCCGCCCAGCACGCCGGACGTTCCGCCGATCTCGCGGACCCCCTGGCCTGAGCTGGACATGCGCCGCCCGGCGGCTACGTACATCGCTCCGGACGGTTCGGTATGGCCGCTCTCCTCGCCCGAGCTGGGTTGGGCGACCACCGACGAGGTAACCGGGCTCGGTCCGGCCCCGGTCGAGCTGGTCACTGACCCGCACCCGCGTGGGGGCGATCGCATCCGGCACGTCTACCCGACGGCCCGGGTCATCACGTGGCCCCTGCTCGTCTGGGGCGCGTCCCACCTGGAATTCCTCGCCCGCTGGCGGGCCCTGGCTCGTGCCTTCGCGCTTACGCGCAGGCTCGGGCCGGGCCGGCTGCGGGTGTCCCGCCCGGACGGCACGCAGCGAGAAATCCTCGTGCACTTCGCCGGTGGGTTCGAGGGGGCCCCGGGGCGGGGGTACACGGACGACGTCGCCGCGATCTCGCTCTTCTGCGAAGACCCGTACTGGCGAGCTGTCGACCCGCTCACCCTCCGGTACGTCTTCGGGACCACCCGGCCATACCTGAACCCGTTCCCGTCGCTGTCTTCAGGCCGCGTCTTCGGCGCGACCACGGCAACGAACCCCGGCGAAGTCGAGACCTGGCCCGAGTGGACCGTGACCGGCCCTGCCGCCGGCCTGGTCGCCGAGAACGAGACGACCGGCGAGGCGTTCGAGCTGACCTACCCGCTCGCCGCTGGGCAGTCCATCCGGATCACGACCGAGGTGTCTGCGGTGGTGGGGCCCGCCGGGCAACCCCTGGCCGGGGCGCTCGCCTGGCCCGGGTCGGTTCTCTGGGGCCTCGATCCGGGCCTGAACGACATCAACTTCGTAGTCCCGGACGCCGCCGCTGGGGCGTCGATCGAGCTGGCCTACTGGCCGCGATTCGAGACCGCATGA
- a CDS encoding Gp37-like protein, with protein sequence MITLLITDRDLNVVGQPITRWTEIDVTLRFNEPDSGTATIPTDGLSIDQLAPGNRLVVIRDGAFFTGGPIETPGALSWSATGGDSGAGTTTLAFASDLASIAAEVVYPDPANPITAQTAARRTFTATNAETVLRTLVRENVGTLALLPRRIPGLLVANPIGIGAPVTMGFRLDHLGDALRSVALAGGGLGFRTEQTASGSIVFRVYQPRDLTGQVRFSRGLGNLQAYRYEPAAPTCTVAIVGAQGEAEDRVFAELVADAAATWGRMVAVVDRRDTSDGEEIDAAGYEALAEGAEAAQLTADAIDTPTQRYGTHYDLGDLVSVELTNGVELADVVRAVTLKATPQTGEVVTPLIGTQSASTDPAWVRLLRDLTRRLGRLEAI encoded by the coding sequence ATGATCACCCTGTTAATCACCGACCGGGACCTGAACGTCGTCGGCCAGCCGATCACGCGATGGACCGAGATCGACGTGACGCTCAGGTTCAACGAACCCGATTCCGGGACCGCCACGATCCCGACTGACGGCCTGTCCATCGACCAGCTCGCCCCCGGTAACCGCCTGGTCGTGATCCGCGACGGGGCCTTCTTCACGGGCGGCCCGATCGAGACCCCGGGCGCGCTGTCCTGGTCGGCCACGGGCGGGGACAGTGGGGCCGGCACGACGACCCTCGCCTTCGCATCCGACCTGGCGAGCATCGCGGCCGAGGTGGTCTACCCGGACCCCGCAAACCCGATCACGGCGCAGACCGCCGCCCGGCGCACGTTCACCGCGACCAACGCCGAAACGGTGCTCCGCACGCTCGTAAGGGAGAACGTCGGCACGCTGGCGCTCCTGCCCCGGCGTATCCCCGGCCTCCTCGTCGCGAACCCGATCGGAATCGGCGCTCCGGTCACGATGGGTTTCCGGCTTGACCACCTAGGCGACGCACTTCGGTCGGTCGCACTGGCGGGCGGGGGCCTCGGCTTCCGCACTGAGCAGACCGCGTCCGGGTCGATCGTCTTCCGCGTCTACCAGCCCCGCGACCTAACCGGTCAGGTCCGGTTCTCTCGGGGCCTGGGAAACCTACAGGCGTACCGGTACGAGCCGGCCGCACCGACGTGCACGGTCGCAATCGTCGGGGCGCAGGGTGAGGCCGAGGACCGCGTCTTCGCCGAGCTGGTCGCCGACGCCGCCGCGACCTGGGGCCGGATGGTCGCCGTGGTCGACCGGCGGGACACGTCGGACGGCGAAGAGATCGACGCCGCCGGCTACGAAGCCCTCGCGGAAGGCGCTGAGGCCGCCCAGCTCACGGCGGACGCCATCGACACCCCGACGCAGCGGTACGGCACCCACTACGACCTCGGCGACCTGGTCTCGGTCGAGCTGACCAACGGCGTCGAGCTGGCCGACGTCGTCCGCGCCGTGACGCTGAAAGCCACGCCGCAGACCGGCGAGGTCGTCACTCCCCTAATCGGTACGCAAAGCGCGAGCACTGACCCGGCATGGGTCCGCTTGCTGCGCGACCTCACCCGTCGGCTCGGGCGTTTGGAGGCTATCTAA
- a CDS encoding peptidoglycan-binding domain-containing protein, whose translation MSSAPNNLKAVRTLLLNAFEPYGLSPLSVGIVGDEDHDGGYHCGSDRTVRNDYSVVESPRDRAGLTRDAAAVDIGMFSYGAHNLRTFSLWLVGECAKGAPDTLDIREVIYSPDGKTVKRWDRLKRRSSGDRSHLTHTHISFFRDAIRAGRDLTPLFRRYVATVGRLEAALFCAFGDKGEHVKYLQYRLHNLGFDVGTVDGSYGAKTASALAAAVRAHNGRATDGKRFGAAEAIYLDVLWSRRYGQGAQGPAGPQGPEGPAGPQGPKGDPGPPGGLTLADVLGELSARLAG comes from the coding sequence GTGAGTTCGGCACCGAACAACCTGAAGGCCGTCCGGACCCTTCTTCTCAACGCCTTCGAGCCCTACGGGCTTAGCCCGCTGTCCGTCGGAATCGTCGGCGACGAGGACCACGACGGCGGTTACCACTGCGGGTCCGATCGGACGGTCCGCAACGATTACAGCGTGGTCGAGTCGCCCCGTGACCGCGCCGGCCTGACCCGCGACGCCGCCGCCGTGGATATCGGCATGTTCTCCTACGGCGCTCACAATCTGCGGACATTCTCGCTGTGGCTGGTCGGCGAATGCGCGAAGGGTGCGCCGGACACTCTCGACATTCGCGAGGTCATTTACTCGCCGGATGGGAAGACCGTCAAGCGGTGGGACCGCCTGAAGCGCCGCAGCTCGGGCGACCGCTCGCATCTGACCCACACGCACATTTCATTCTTCCGCGACGCGATCAGGGCGGGCCGTGACCTGACGCCGCTCTTCCGCCGGTACGTCGCGACCGTCGGCCGTTTGGAGGCTGCATTGTTCTGCGCATTCGGCGATAAGGGCGAGCACGTCAAGTACCTGCAATACCGCCTGCACAACCTGGGCTTCGACGTCGGCACTGTGGACGGTAGCTACGGGGCGAAGACCGCGTCGGCGCTGGCCGCCGCAGTGCGGGCCCACAACGGACGGGCGACCGACGGGAAGCGCTTCGGCGCGGCCGAGGCGATCTACCTCGACGTTCTGTGGAGCCGCCGGTACGGCCAGGGGGCGCAGGGCCCGGCAGGGCCGCAGGGCCCCGAGGGGCCCGCCGGACCGCAGGGCCCGAAGGGTGATCCGGGCCCGCCCGGCGGCCTCACGCTGGCGGACGTCCTGGGCGAGCTGTCCGCCCGTCTGGCGGGGTGA
- a CDS encoding phage/plasmid primase, P4 family — translation MTLTEFLSRFAEVTEEADGWLVPCPAHDDSRPSLRVAVGESGAVLLKCRAGCATVTVDADGRVRPGAVLLALGMSVAELTNIDTTDAPVRATSTSTPASPAAVAALAAQLDAWTAALWNGSDPATADAAFTYARDRFGLDVDDMTRVGLGVAERAVYDEEGKLIRGLPGGPRLVVPFRDRDGVPRGYQARALDPSARVRWLGAKSPSGESWAKVGFLPGESGWPEVIVTEGPGDGLTACATGYDVAVVRGAGLAVTVADEVAEMAAGRPVVVCGDADAAGDRFSRLLCAELAKRGLSARSVRPPVDGDDLTDWRARGPEVFATDFIRAVTNSQDPGGLKTRLNAWTDADLTEVASARRLKDHFEAGGSGVKYSPEAGFFILRGGVWRADKLDEVRTAAQDVAASIWVESAELTEALKEVLKAGDKEEAKELAARVGKLKSFAKAANSSKGIDAMVRELKALRGVAVDFEDFDRHHHLLAVRNGVVDLRTGRLLPHDPDLLLTRRVDLDYDPDAVCPRWEAFLREVFPYDRHAGLPDYMRRLVGYGITGETGEQCFVVHHGGGANGKSVYTDTLTEVFRELVVTTPFSTFEEKSSGGIPNDLAALKGARLVFAAEGEQGKPMAEAVLKRVTGRDSISARFMRKEFFEFRPTFLLQLATNFKPQFRGQDEGLWRRVKLVPWERYFKPEERDHKLGDKLLAEAAGILAWAVAGAVEWYRDGLGDPAAIVDATKEYRATSDALTGFLPGVLVTDPDGKVTAKVVWDSYRQWTEDEALPGKERWTRKSLFAALEERKATKKRSNIGVIFEGLRLARPSDQTAEESSAEERTPSGPLAHRESDTPTAGPSLDDVF, via the coding sequence ATGACGCTGACCGAATTCCTCTCCCGCTTCGCCGAGGTAACCGAAGAGGCGGACGGCTGGCTCGTCCCCTGCCCAGCGCACGACGACTCTCGGCCGTCCCTGCGGGTCGCGGTCGGCGAGTCCGGCGCGGTGCTGCTCAAGTGCCGGGCCGGCTGCGCGACGGTCACGGTCGACGCGGACGGCCGGGTACGCCCCGGGGCGGTCCTGCTCGCCCTGGGCATGTCCGTGGCCGAGCTGACCAACATCGACACCACCGACGCCCCCGTTCGGGCGACGTCGACCAGCACCCCGGCCAGCCCTGCGGCGGTCGCGGCGCTGGCCGCACAGCTCGACGCGTGGACCGCCGCGCTGTGGAACGGGTCCGACCCGGCGACCGCCGACGCCGCCTTCACGTACGCCCGCGACCGGTTCGGGCTCGACGTGGACGACATGACGCGCGTCGGCCTGGGCGTCGCCGAGCGGGCCGTGTACGACGAAGAGGGGAAGCTGATCCGGGGCCTGCCCGGCGGGCCCCGTCTCGTCGTGCCATTCCGTGACCGCGACGGCGTCCCGCGTGGCTACCAGGCTCGCGCGCTCGACCCGTCCGCCCGGGTGCGGTGGCTGGGCGCGAAGTCGCCGTCGGGCGAGTCCTGGGCGAAGGTCGGCTTCCTGCCGGGCGAGTCCGGCTGGCCCGAGGTCATCGTGACCGAGGGGCCCGGCGACGGCCTGACCGCGTGCGCGACCGGCTATGACGTCGCGGTCGTCCGGGGTGCGGGCCTGGCCGTCACCGTGGCGGACGAGGTCGCCGAAATGGCCGCCGGTCGTCCGGTCGTGGTCTGCGGCGACGCGGACGCGGCCGGCGACCGGTTCTCGCGTCTGCTCTGCGCCGAGCTGGCGAAGCGTGGCCTCTCGGCCCGGTCGGTTCGGCCGCCGGTCGACGGCGACGACCTGACCGACTGGCGGGCCCGGGGCCCCGAGGTGTTCGCGACGGACTTCATCCGGGCGGTTACCAACTCGCAGGACCCCGGCGGGCTGAAGACCCGGCTCAACGCCTGGACGGATGCCGACCTGACCGAGGTCGCGTCTGCCCGCCGGCTGAAGGATCACTTCGAGGCGGGCGGGTCCGGCGTGAAGTACAGCCCTGAGGCTGGCTTCTTCATCCTGCGCGGCGGCGTGTGGCGTGCGGACAAGCTGGACGAGGTCCGGACGGCCGCCCAGGACGTCGCCGCATCGATCTGGGTCGAATCCGCGGAATTGACCGAGGCACTGAAGGAGGTCCTGAAGGCGGGCGACAAGGAGGAGGCGAAGGAGCTTGCCGCCCGGGTGGGGAAGCTGAAGTCGTTCGCGAAGGCCGCGAACAGCTCGAAGGGCATCGACGCGATGGTCCGCGAGCTGAAGGCGCTACGCGGTGTCGCCGTCGACTTCGAGGACTTCGACCGGCACCATCACCTGCTCGCCGTGCGGAATGGCGTGGTCGACCTGCGGACGGGTCGCCTTCTCCCCCACGACCCGGACCTTCTCCTGACCCGGCGTGTGGACCTGGACTACGACCCCGACGCGGTCTGCCCGCGCTGGGAAGCCTTCCTGCGGGAGGTCTTCCCGTACGACCGGCACGCGGGCCTGCCGGACTACATGCGCCGGCTGGTCGGCTACGGGATCACCGGGGAGACCGGCGAACAGTGCTTCGTCGTCCACCACGGCGGGGGCGCGAACGGGAAGAGCGTTTACACGGACACGCTGACCGAGGTCTTCCGCGAGCTGGTCGTGACCACCCCCTTTTCGACCTTCGAGGAGAAATCGAGCGGCGGCATCCCGAACGACCTCGCCGCGCTGAAGGGTGCCCGGCTGGTCTTCGCCGCCGAGGGTGAGCAGGGCAAGCCGATGGCCGAGGCGGTCCTGAAGCGGGTCACCGGGCGGGACAGCATCTCGGCGCGGTTCATGCGGAAGGAGTTCTTCGAGTTCCGGCCGACGTTCCTCCTTCAGCTCGCTACCAACTTCAAACCGCAGTTCCGGGGCCAGGACGAGGGCCTGTGGCGTCGCGTGAAGCTGGTCCCCTGGGAGCGGTACTTCAAGCCGGAAGAGCGGGATCACAAGCTCGGGGACAAGCTGCTCGCCGAGGCCGCCGGCATCCTCGCCTGGGCGGTCGCCGGGGCGGTCGAGTGGTACCGGGACGGCCTGGGCGACCCGGCCGCGATCGTGGACGCGACGAAGGAGTACCGGGCGACTTCGGACGCACTTACCGGCTTCCTGCCGGGCGTCCTGGTGACCGACCCGGACGGGAAGGTGACCGCCAAGGTCGTATGGGACTCCTACCGCCAGTGGACCGAGGACGAGGCCCTTCCCGGCAAAGAGCGCTGGACCCGGAAGTCGCTCTTCGCCGCGCTCGAAGAGCGGAAGGCGACGAAGAAGCGGTCAAACATCGGGGTGATCTTCGAGGGGCTACGCCTGGCCCGGCCGTCCGACCAGACCGCCGAAGAAAGTTCCGCCGAGGAGAGAACACCTTCGGGCCCGCTGGCGCATAGGGAGAGCGACACCCCGACCGCCGGCCCTTCGCTGGACGACGTCTTCTAG